Below is a window of Candidatus Methylomirabilota bacterium DNA.
CGTCACCGCCATCGGCGATTGAGGGAGCTGCTCGTCGGGCAGTGTGCTCGACGCCATCAACCTCGAGAAGCAGGGGATCCCCGCGGTCGCCGTCGTGACCGGGCCGTTCGCCCGAACGGCGGCGGTCCTGGCCGAGCTGAACGGCATGCCCGACTACCCGTTCGTGATCGTGCCGCATCCCTTCGGAAGCCTCGACGAAGCGACCGTGCGCTCGCGAGCGGATGCGGTCGTGGAGAAGATCGAGCGTCTCTTGCTGGGCGGAGAGAA
It encodes the following:
- a CDS encoding UGSC family (seleno)protein; protein product: MLDAINLEKQGIPAVAVVTGPFARTAAVLAELNGMPDYPFVIVPHPFGSLDEATVRSRADAVVEKIERLLLGGE